A genomic window from Pseudocitrobacter corydidari includes:
- the glmU gene encoding bifunctional UDP-N-acetylglucosamine diphosphorylase/glucosamine-1-phosphate N-acetyltransferase GlmU, with translation MSNSTMSVVILAAGKGTRMYSELPKVLHTLAGKPMVQHVIDAANKLGAAQVHLVYGHGGELLKKTLTDGNLNWVLQAEQLGTGHAMQQAAPFFADDEDIMMLYGDVPLISIETLQRLRDAKPQGGIGLLTVKLDDPTGYGRITRENGKVTGIVEHKDASDEQRQIQEINTGILIASGADMKRWLSKLNNNNAQGEFYITDIIAMAYQEGREIAAVHPDRLSEVEGVNNRLQLSRLERVYQSEQAEKLLLAGVMLRDPARFDLRGTLTHGCDVEIDANVILEGDVTLGNRVKIGAGCVIKNAVIGDDCEISPYSVVEDARLDAACTIGPFARLRPGAELMEGAHVGNFVEMKKARLGKGSKAGHLTYLGDAEIGDNVNIGAGTITCNYDGANKFKTIIGNDVFVGSDTQLVAPVTVGNGVTIAAGTTVTRNVADNELVLSRVPQVHKQGWQRPVKKK, from the coding sequence ATGTCTAACAGTACAATGAGCGTCGTGATCCTTGCCGCTGGCAAAGGCACCCGCATGTATTCCGAACTTCCTAAAGTGCTGCACACCCTGGCAGGAAAGCCGATGGTGCAACACGTCATTGATGCTGCCAATAAATTAGGCGCAGCGCAGGTTCATCTGGTGTATGGCCACGGCGGCGAACTGCTCAAAAAGACGCTGACCGACGGTAACCTGAACTGGGTGCTTCAGGCAGAACAGCTGGGTACGGGCCATGCCATGCAGCAGGCCGCGCCGTTCTTTGCCGATGATGAAGACATCATGATGCTGTATGGCGATGTACCGCTGATTTCCATCGAAACGCTGCAACGCCTGCGCGATGCGAAACCGCAGGGCGGCATTGGCCTGCTGACCGTCAAGCTCGACGATCCTACCGGCTATGGCCGCATCACCCGCGAAAACGGCAAAGTGACCGGTATCGTTGAGCATAAAGACGCCAGCGATGAACAGCGTCAGATTCAGGAAATTAACACCGGCATTTTGATTGCCAGCGGTGCGGATATGAAGCGCTGGTTGTCGAAACTCAACAATAACAATGCGCAGGGTGAGTTCTATATCACCGACATCATCGCGATGGCGTATCAGGAAGGGCGTGAAATTGCCGCCGTGCATCCTGACCGCCTGAGCGAAGTAGAAGGCGTCAACAACCGCCTGCAACTCTCTCGTCTCGAACGCGTTTACCAGTCTGAGCAGGCTGAAAAACTGCTGCTGGCGGGCGTAATGCTGCGCGACCCGGCGCGTTTTGATCTTCGTGGCACCCTGACGCACGGGTGCGATGTGGAAATTGACGCTAACGTTATTCTGGAAGGCGACGTTACGCTGGGCAACCGCGTGAAAATTGGCGCAGGCTGCGTGATTAAAAACGCGGTGATTGGCGATGATTGTGAAATCAGCCCTTACAGCGTGGTGGAAGACGCACGTCTCGACGCCGCCTGCACTATCGGCCCGTTCGCACGTCTGCGTCCTGGCGCGGAACTCATGGAAGGCGCACACGTTGGCAACTTCGTTGAAATGAAAAAAGCGCGTCTGGGTAAAGGCTCGAAAGCCGGCCATCTGACTTACCTGGGCGATGCGGAAATTGGCGACAACGTGAATATCGGCGCAGGCACCATCACCTGTAACTACGATGGTGCGAATAAATTCAAAACCATCATTGGGAATGATGTGTTTGTGGGTTCTGACACGCAGCTGGTGGCGCCGGTTACCGTCGGCAATGGTGTGACCATCGCCGCAGGCACCACTGTCACGCGCAATGTTGCTGATAACGAACTGGTTTTAAGCCGTGTACCGCAGGTCCATAAACAGGGCTGGCAGCGTCCGGTGAAGAAGAAGTAA